One Podospora pseudopauciseta strain CBS 411.78 chromosome 5 map unlocalized CBS411.78m_5, whole genome shotgun sequence DNA window includes the following coding sequences:
- a CDS encoding uncharacterized protein (COG:S; EggNog:ENOG503NZQB): MHQLYSPLLIAAILQLCSATTPLIAKPDPHICGLRLNSTKDHPCTSVHAGLDIPTLSLRDDSDNQSFRWGEGECYAMAFADDHTIIIISPDWRTNLKLITISHNAMKKRADENGCHIRAGQTTTRPPKDLPKNVGMSASQCVRKLRVPGVIFNNHLSWIDHARHVSGAPGISCQVLLLLTMPCLPQLRVKVLKTEQYMRRISSSIRGPPTWQMRSLFCSNVRPMLFYAGAAWYLPDNKRHADSWNTALKMLEAAQRKCLVVISGAVKYPPSELLLHELRIETVDRLLWWPIHSPPCSS, translated from the exons ATGCACCAACTATATTCCCCTCTCTTGATTGCTGCAATCCTACAACTATGCTCAGCCACCACACCTCTGATCGCCAAGCCAGACCCTCACATTTGCGGCCTCAGACTCAACAGCACCAAAGACCACCCCTGCACCAGTGTCCACGCCGGCCTTGACATTCCCACCCTGAGCCTGCGAGATGACTCGGATAACCAGTCCTTCcgatggggggagggggagtgttACGCCATGGCGTTTGCCGATgaccacaccatcatcatcatctctccCGACTGGCGGACCAACCTCaagctcatcaccatctcgcACAACGCCATGAAGAAACGGGCTGACGAGAATGGGTGTCACATTCGCGCCGGCCAA ACGAcaacccgcccccccaaGGACCTTCCGAAGAATGTCGGCATGTCGGCCAGCCAGTGCGTGCGCAAGCTGCGCGTCCCGGGTGTGATTTTCAACAATCATCTCAGCTGGATTGATCATGCCAGACATGTGAGCGGTGCACCCGGGATCTCTTGCCAGGTTTTGCTCTTGCTGACCATGCCTTGCTTGCCGCAGCTTCGAGTCAAGGTTCTCAAAACCGAGCAGTACATGCGGCGAATCTCCAGCTCCATCAGAGGACCCCCGACGTGGCAGATGCGAAGTCTCTTCTGCTCCAATGTTCGACCCATGCTTTTCTACGCCGGCGCCGCGTGGTACCTGCCCGACAACAAGCGACATGCGGACAGCTGGAACACGGCCTTGAAGATGCTCGAAGCGGCTCAGAGGAAATGTCTGGTGGTTATCTCAGGCGCCGTCAAATATCCGCCCTCAGAATTGCTCCTGCACGAGTTGCGCATTGAGACTGTCGACCGTCTCTTATGGTGGCCAATTCACAGTCCACCGTGCTCGTCATGA
- a CDS encoding uncharacterized protein (EggNog:ENOG503P4T8; COG:S) translates to MVLINIAYTAPINRPGQHPVLTTPQVWAGLVRKVRHAQEFVPVIESCAVASEETNAAGQLVVTRHVNFGQAAPVPGSGGEGGEVEEVCTLFPPHRVDFVQDDGTRVWNHVSQGPGKDGEDLYLTYVFEARVEDGSPDAAALEERFKMTAKRAVESSIETIRRLVSEGKLQSIT, encoded by the exons ATGGTGCTCATCAACATCGCATACACGGCCCCGATCAACCGGCCAGGCCAGCATCCCGTCCTCACAACCCCGCAAGTCTGGGCCGGCCTGGTGCGCAAAGTCCGCCATGCCCAAGAGTTCGTGCCCGTGATCGAGTCCTGCGCCGTAGCCTCCGAGGAGACCAACGCCGCCGGCCAGCTCGTCGTCACCCGCCATGTCAACTTTGGCCAGGCCGCCCCTGTGCCCGGgagcggaggggagggaggcgaggtcgAAGAGGTCTGCACCTTGTTCCCGCCGCACAGGGTCGACTTTGTGCAGGACGACGGCACCAGGGTGTGGAACCACGTCAGCCAGGGTCCCGGCAAGGACGGGGAGGACCTGTACCTGACCTATGTCTTCGAGGCGAGGGTCGAGGACGGCTCTCCAGACGCGGCAGCTCTCGAGGAGAGGTTCAAGATG ACCGCCAAGAGGGCCGTGGAAAGTTCCATCGAGACCATCAGACGGCTGGTCAGCGAGGGGAAGCTTCAAAGTATCACCTAG
- a CDS encoding uncharacterized protein (EggNog:ENOG503NW77; COG:P): MAEPEIVPVTEWPEWSSNPDGGDPLTQDLNAPYDKGDLAWLLVCTILCWQITPAIGFLYAGMHRRKAALTMVLQSLFCACACGIQYWIYGYSLYQSRTTNPILGDLSLAVFKNVLAQPSLANSDIPDILYAAFGFTFVSATAMILAGAMLERGRLFPSMVFLLCWTTFVYYFLAYWEWNPSGWLYNLGLYDFAGSGPVHIASGFGALAWSMMLGPRLNEHGVAPTVSDRKSKLAHYKPHSPLLMCIGTVFIWFGWFAFNGASTANLSLRSIYVVVNTNLAACGGGITWVILEYLYKKKFSLTGFCSGIIAGLVGITPAAGFVPVYVACLVGAITSVCSFYVVKYKYILSVDDGLDIFAIHGIGGVVGDILTGFFAASFVPALDGVSGASYEGGWWNRNFRQMGLQLAGATTCAAWSFFVSCLLLFVINKIPGLHIRATEEQEVRGLDLNYLEDLDFEDGLGHGCMISEGASRHSNTPPQREIVKAEGGEKKE, translated from the exons ATGGCTGAACCAGAGATCGTCCCCGTTACAGAGTGGCCGGAATGGTCCTCCAACCCCGACGGCGGTGACCCGCTCACCCAGGATCTCAACGCGCCCTACGACAAGGGCGACCTGGCCTGGCTGCTTGTCTGCACCATCCTGTGCTGGCAAATCACGCCCGCCATCGGCTTCCTCTATGCGGGCATGCACCGCCGCAAGGCGGCTCTGACCATGGTGCTGCAGTCCCTGTTCTGTGCCTGCGCCTGCGGCATCCAGTACTGGATCTACGGCTACAGCCTGTACCAATCCCGAACCACCAACCCGATCCTCGGTGATCTCAGCCTGGCCGTCTTCAAAAATGTCCTTGCCCAGCCCAGCCTTGCCAACAGCGACATCCCCGACATCTTGTATGCTGCCTTTGGCTTCACCTTTGTCAGCGCCACCGCCATGATCTTGGCCGGAGCCATGCTGGAGCGCGGCCGCCTCTTTCCCAGCATGGTCTTCCTGCTCTGCTGGACGACATTTGTGTACTACTT CCTCGCATACTGGGAGTGGAACCCTTCCGGTTGGTTGTATAATTTGGGCCTCTACGACTTTGCTGGTTCGGGCCCTGTCCACATTGCGAGCGGCTTCGGCGCCCTGGCCTGGTCCATGATGCTGGGCCCCCGTCTGAACGAGCACGGCGTCGCCCCCACCGTCAGCGACCGCAAGTCTAAGCTTGCCCACTACAAGCCCCACAGCCCGCTCCTCATGTGCATCGGCACCGTCTTCATCTGGTTCGGCTGGTTCGCCTTCAACGGAGCCAGCACCGCCAACCTGAGCCTGCGGTCCATCTACGTCGTGGTGAACACGAACCTGGCCGCGTGCGGTGGTGGCATCACGTGGGTCATTCTCGAGTACCTGTACAAGAAGAAGTTCAGCCTGACGGGCTTCTGCTCGGGCATCATTGCGGGCCTGGTCGGCATCACGCCTGCTGCCGGATTTG TTCCCGTGTACGTGGCCTGCCTCGTGGGTGCCATCACCTCGGTCTGCTCCTTTTACGTCGTCAAGTACAAGTACATCCTCTCGGTCGACGACGGCCTCGACATCTTCGCCATCCACGGCATCGGCGGTGTCGTCGGCGACATCCTCACCGGCTTCTTCGCGGCCAGCTTCGTGCCCGCCCTCGACGGCGTGTCGGGCGCCTCGTACGAAGGTGGCTGGTGGAACCGCAACTTCCGCCAGATGGGTCTCCAACTGGCCGGCGCCACCACTTGCGCCGCCTGGTCGTTCTTCGTCTCGTGCCTCTTGCTGTttgtcatcaacaagatTCCCGGTCTCCACATCCGCGCCaccgaggagcaggaggttCGCGGCCTGGACCTGAACTACCTCGAGGACCTGGACTTTGAGGACGGCCTGGGCCATGGGTGCATGATTTCCGAGGGTGCTTCCCGGCACTCCAACACGCCGCCTCAGCGGGAAATTGTCAAGGCCGAGGgcggggagaagaaggaataG